From a region of the Arachis ipaensis cultivar K30076 chromosome B09, Araip1.1, whole genome shotgun sequence genome:
- the LOC107618475 gene encoding cytochrome P450 76A1, with protein MHYEVVGLVVAMLVWMGCALIRERRHRRLEELRQLPPGPRWWPVVGNIFQLGWSLSPHESFAKLARHHGPIMTLWLGSMCTVVVSSSEAACHMFKNNDVILAGRKIYEAMRGPYGCEGSLITSQYGPHWRMLRRLSTTEFFATSRLDAMRAVRAKCINRMVQIIEGAAGDESSGGVEVGRLFFMMSFNLIGNLIFSKDLLEGEMERGARFYEHAVKVMEYAGKPNVADFMGVLKWVDPQGIRRRTQYHVEKAFEIAGWFIKERMESGCGRGMSKDFLDVLLEFHGDAATGPYTFSPRIINVVVFEMFTAGTDTTTSTLEWAMAELLHNPRALEKVQTELRTKIGPHRNMEENDIDHLPYLKAVIKETLRLHPPLPFLVPHMAMDSCKLQGYHIPKHSQVLVNVWAIGRDPKAWDAPLLFWPERFMHMDHVDFKGHHFEFIPFGSGRRMCPAMPLASRVLPLALGSLLHKFDWVLPRGMNPHEMDMREGFGITLRKALPLKAIPLPHYSSTKQGTST; from the exons ATGCATTACGAGGTTGTAGGATTGGTGGTAGCTATGTTAGTGTGGATGGGTTGTGCACTAATCAGAGAACGCAGGCACCGGAGATTGGAGGAGCTAAGGCAGCTTCCACCGGGACCAAGATGGTGGCCGGTGGTCGGCAACATCTTCCAACTAGGTTGGTCTTTGTCACCACACGAGTCTTTCGCAAAGCTGGCTCGACACCACGGTCCAATCATGACTCTCTGGTTAGGGTCCATGTGCACCGTGGTAGTCTCCTCCAGCGAGGCTGCATGTCATATGTTTAAAAACAATGATGTCATTCTCGCTGGTAGGAAAATCTACGAAGCTATGAGGGGTCCTTACGGATGTGAAGGCTCCCTCATAACCTCGCAGTACGGCCCGCACTGGCGCATGCTGAGGCGACTTAGCACAACAGAATTTTTCGCGACGAGTCGCTTAGATGCCATGCGGGCCGTGCGTGCAAAATGCATAAACCGCATGGTGCAGATCATAGAAGGTGCGGCTGGAGATGAATCCTCCGGCGGCGTTGAGGTGGGGAGATTGTTCTTCATGATGTCGTTCAACCTGATTGGGAACCTGATATTCTCGAAGGATTTGTTGGAGGGTGAGATGGAGAGAGGGGCGAGATTCTACGAGCATGCGGTGAAGGTGATGGAGTATGCAGGGAAGCCGAATGTGGCGGATTTCATGGGGGTGCTGAAGTGGGTTGATCCGCAGGGAATACGGCGGAGGACGCAGTATCACGTGGAAAAAGCATTCGAGATTGCTGGATGGTTCATTAAAGAGAGGATGGAGAGTGGGTGCGGAAGGGGAATGAGTAAAGATTTCTTGGATGTGCTTTTGGAGTTTCATGGAGATGCTGCCACTGGCCCTTACACTTTCTCTCCAAGAATCATCAACGTCGTCGTCTTT GAAATGTTTACGGCGGGGACAGACACAACAACGAGCACACTGGAGTGGGCAATGGCGGAGCTGTTGCACAACCCAAGAGCCCTGGAGAAGGTGCAGACGGAGCTGAGGACGAAGATTGGGCCCCACaggaacatggaagagaacgACATCGACCACCTTCCTTATCTGAAAGCAGTCATCAAAGAAACCCTGAGACTGCACCCACCTCTACCGTTCTTGGTCCCTCACATGGCGATGGACTCTTGCAAGCTGCAGGGCTACCACATCCCCAAGCACTCGCAAGTTCTGGTCAACGTTTGGGCCATTGGAAGGGACCCGAAGGCCTGGGACGCTCCATTGCTCTTCTGGCCTGAGAGGTTTATGCACATGGATCATGTGGATTTCAAGGGTCACCACTTTGAGTTCATACCCTTTGGCTCTGGTAGAAGAATGTGCCCTGCCATGCCACTTGCTTCTAGGGTGCTCCCACTCGCACTTGGATCTTTGTTGCATAAGTTTGACTGGGTTCTACCACGTGGCATGAATCCCCACGAGATGGACATGAGAGAGGGCTTCGGAATTACTCTCAGAAAAGCTCTTCCTTTGAAGGCCATACCACTCCCTCACTACTCTTCTACAAAACAGGGGACCTCAACATAA